The Candidatus Nitrosocosmicus franklandus genome contains a region encoding:
- a CDS encoding adenylate/guanylate cyclase domain-containing protein, with protein sequence MSGGRDDPRNPDKKDIVDDDDRRVLEDVIYKKSSADSRETEIFDLKTLVHLRQDRLWSAIKERYRYNTSIKRGQDYLIRHVDTKVPLVIMYADLVGSTKMSMTLPIEKLVTIIRAFSHELSSVIESLNGYVLKYAGDAIIAFFPSGFNKYLTCDNAYRCAKSMISIIKDGINPILSKQDFPNLSVKIGIDEGENIIFQYGYDKSSQIDILSYTMNVTSKITSITPPNKISVGENVYKLLHPQIQTGFRRIAFDTNEWKYIDIKSGNPYEVYTLM encoded by the coding sequence TTGAGTGGAGGAAGGGACGATCCCAGGAACCCCGATAAAAAGGATATTGTAGATGACGATGATAGGCGAGTTCTTGAAGATGTAATCTACAAGAAAAGTAGTGCAGATTCCCGCGAAACAGAAATTTTTGATCTCAAGACTTTGGTTCATTTAAGACAAGACAGATTATGGAGTGCCATTAAAGAAAGATATAGGTATAATACTTCAATTAAGAGAGGCCAGGATTATCTTATACGACATGTGGATACTAAGGTGCCATTAGTGATCATGTATGCAGATTTGGTTGGATCAACAAAGATGAGTATGACGTTACCCATAGAAAAATTGGTAACAATAATACGTGCATTTTCGCATGAATTGTCCTCGGTTATAGAAAGCCTTAACGGGTATGTTCTAAAGTACGCTGGTGATGCAATTATCGCGTTCTTTCCTTCAGGATTCAACAAGTATTTAACCTGTGACAATGCGTACCGATGTGCCAAATCAATGATTAGTATAATTAAAGATGGTATCAATCCCATACTGAGTAAACAAGATTTTCCGAATTTATCAGTCAAAATCGGAATCGATGAGGGAGAAAACATAATTTTTCAATATGGGTATGATAAGAGTTCACAGATAGACATTTTAAGTTATACCATGAACGTGACCTCAAAAATCACCTCAATTACACCACCAAACAAGATTTCGGTCGGAGAGAATGTTTACAAACTTTTACATCCCCAAATTCAAACTGGCTTTAGGCGGATTGCATTCGATACTAATGAGTGGAAGTATATAGATATCAAGTCAGGCAATCCTTATGAAGTTTATACTTTAATGTAA
- a CDS encoding DUF6659 family protein produces the protein MDYDQICKNVLGIDPKVRFAGICDETGETKYGGMREGLTSLLSPQESQKSNLQAVGRWGLRKSLTSKTGRGIYAMTQYEKLTRITIPLDDDHLLVVTTEVDADHRNIINNTLKLIQQ, from the coding sequence ATGGATTATGATCAGATCTGTAAAAACGTACTCGGCATAGATCCCAAGGTCCGATTCGCGGGTATTTGTGATGAGACTGGTGAGACAAAATATGGTGGTATGAGAGAAGGATTGACTAGTCTACTATCCCCACAGGAATCACAAAAGTCGAATCTTCAAGCAGTTGGACGTTGGGGTCTGAGGAAATCTCTTACAAGCAAAACGGGAAGGGGTATTTATGCCATGACACAATACGAGAAATTAACAAGGATTACTATTCCATTAGATGATGATCACTTGTTGGTGGTTACCACAGAGGTAGATGCAGATCATAGGAACATTATTAATAATACGCTAAAACTAATTCAACAGTAA
- a CDS encoding copper resistance D family protein: protein MSISKIIVFFLLVIIVLFYLVSFNSFAFAQVESAFDASSSSEAVTSVNDAILKSLVIISQVAVFGIIFNCFLFSKFLKQTRKDGNNKPYYSVKQDVYLNTRILKKVFFIVIICSVSIVFFSTCIILLQSYQLSQNLELDIYSAFDILFTTSVGQVWMLRIGTSFAIMTLVIILYYLYRLRGRAIFNNSDNLDNHTTNRINHSSDNKLSQIFLLTAMIISSINLYSNSMVSHSNSLPSYSTLAVSMDWIHFMAVSIWIGGLFYLSLILTRNLKPVDYDSKSNSNITFSSTYDDLISVHNSSISLMNFSFVAIIALCVIGVSGLYLGYIHLQNLHSVFSTLYGQLLVLKLGLAFPLIFIGRYNQLKIFEYTSLISNLIKNIDDKASNTTNIASRQYQENRIMMLKSLCRTLKVESILGIAVLIVASFLSVTSPPSLEVFNGFSDDIRIQIASDSRDSSFIYLVITLAVIISVIAVVNFRKNQKQIEKIFAIMDSGF, encoded by the coding sequence ATGTCCATCTCTAAAATAATTGTATTCTTTTTACTTGTGATCATCGTTTTATTTTATTTAGTTAGTTTCAATTCTTTTGCATTCGCCCAAGTTGAAAGCGCCTTTGATGCTTCTTCATCGTCTGAAGCAGTAACTTCTGTAAATGACGCAATTTTAAAATCTTTGGTTATTATATCTCAAGTAGCAGTTTTCGGGATAATCTTTAATTGCTTTCTTTTTAGTAAATTTTTAAAACAGACACGAAAAGATGGTAATAATAAACCATATTATTCAGTGAAACAGGATGTGTACCTTAATACAAGAATTTTAAAGAAAGTCTTTTTTATAGTGATAATTTGTTCCGTATCTATAGTATTTTTTTCTACTTGTATAATTTTACTTCAATCATATCAGCTGTCTCAGAATTTGGAACTCGACATTTACTCTGCATTTGACATTTTATTTACTACCTCTGTAGGACAAGTTTGGATGCTGCGTATCGGGACTTCTTTTGCCATAATGACATTAGTGATTATTTTATATTATTTGTATAGACTCAGAGGGCGAGCAATTTTTAACAATAGCGATAATCTGGATAACCACACTACAAATAGAATAAATCATTCTAGTGATAACAAACTTAGTCAAATTTTTTTATTGACTGCAATGATTATTTCTTCAATTAATCTCTATTCTAATAGTATGGTCAGCCACAGTAATTCTCTCCCCTCTTATTCTACCTTGGCAGTGTCAATGGATTGGATCCATTTCATGGCTGTATCAATTTGGATAGGCGGTTTGTTTTATCTTTCATTAATTCTTACAAGGAATCTTAAACCTGTTGACTATGACAGCAAATCGAATAGTAACATAACATTTTCCAGTACTTATGATGATCTAATAAGTGTTCATAACTCATCCATTTCTTTAATGAACTTTTCTTTTGTTGCTATTATTGCTCTTTGTGTCATTGGAGTTTCTGGGCTCTATTTGGGTTATATACACCTTCAGAATCTACACTCGGTATTTAGTACTTTATATGGACAGTTACTTGTTCTAAAGCTTGGATTAGCATTTCCATTAATTTTCATTGGAAGATATAACCAACTTAAAATTTTTGAATACACGTCACTGATATCTAATTTGATAAAGAACATAGATGATAAAGCTAGTAACACAACTAATATTGCTTCTCGACAGTATCAAGAAAATAGAATTATGATGCTCAAGTCCCTCTGTAGAACTTTAAAAGTTGAGTCAATATTGGGGATAGCTGTTCTCATAGTAGCGTCGTTTCTTTCAGTGACCTCGCCACCGTCCTTAGAAGTATTTAATGGATTCTCAGATGATATTCGGATCCAAATTGCGAGCGATTCACGAGATTCATCCTTTATTTATCTTGTGATAACTTTGGCTGTGATCATATCTGTTATTGCGGTTGTGAATTTCAGAAAGAATCAAAAGCAAATAGAAAAAATATTTGCCATTATGGATAGTGGCTTTTGA